The genomic region GGGCCGCCGGGTGCGAGACGGCCGACTACGCCGACATCGTCGAGGACGACTGCTACTTCGTGGTCGCGGAGACCGAAGACGGCGATAGCGCCGACGTCGTCGCCTTCGGTTCGCTCTGGTTCACGCCCCCGGACGACTACGAGCGCCCGCTCGACGCCGAGGTGACCGCGGTGTACGTCCACCCGTCGGCTGCCCGGACGGGTGTCGGTTCGGCGGTGCTCGCCGACCTGGAGGACCGGGCGCGCAATCGGGGGGCGACCACCCTCGGGCTCACGGCCTCAACCAACGCGGTTCCGTTCTACCAGGCGCGCGGCTACGAGACGGTGAGAGAGCGCAGCCACGAGTTCTCCGGCCACGAGTCGACCGGCGTCGAAGGGACGGTCGTCGAGATGTACAAGGAACTGTGAGCAGCCGAGTCGGCAGGGACCTCAGCGGTCGCACGTCTCGTCCACACCGGCCGAAAGCGTCACCGCGTTCGCCGTCAGGAGCGCGATAGCCCCCACCAGGAACACGGTCGCGAGCGGTGACTCCGGGTCGGTGAACGCCCAGTACAGCGGGCTCGCCGAGGCACCGAAGGCCGCGCTGGCGACGCCGTAGATGGCCGGGCCACAGCAACAGCAGGCGGTCGCACCAGTGGTCGCGAGCGCGCCGGTGACGCCCTGGACGGTCCCACCGTCGGTCGCGGCGCGGTCGGCCGCGGGTCCATCGTCGGCGGTCCGGGTCCGCCACGTCGCCACGCCGAGGGTGGCGTTCATCGTCACCAGCCCAGCCAGCACCACGACCACGAGCGCGGTCCCGACCGAGACGGCCGCGAACAGCGGAATCGAGGGGCGGTACAGTTCGATGGCGGGCCACATCACCAGCGGGCTGGCGAACTCGGTGACGACGGTGAACGCTTCGCCCCGGGCCGGCGGCACGTCCTCGGGGTTGAACGAGAGTAGCCCCGAGGAGACGACGAAGAAGGCGGTGAAGCCGAGTCCCGCGAGTGCACCCACAGTCCGGGCACGCCGGCCAACCCGGGCGAGCGCGGGGACGACCTCGGTCCAGACGATGTAGCCGAGGACCACGGGGACCGCGAGCACCAGCACGTAGCCGAGGGGATGGAAGACGGTCTCGCCGGGCAGCAGCTGTGGGTACGCGACCCAGAGCCCGAGGAGGGTCCCCAGAACCGGATAGGCGTGGTGGTCGCCCCAGCGGGTGTGGTACAGGACGAGGCTGGCCAGGGCGATGCCCATCCCGCCGAAGAAGGTCAGCGCGGGGTAGTACACCCGGGTCAGGGGCGTCGTCCCGATGGGTTCGACCTGCAGTTCGACCAGCCCGACGACGCCGAGTGCGGTCATCGAGCCGCCGACGAGGAGTCCGACGGCGGCCAGTCTGGGGTCGAGCCGACTCCCGAAGCGCTTCCAGAACCGGTCGCGGAGCGCGGTTGCACCGAGGACGCCAACCCCGAGGACCAACAGCGTGAGCAGGACCACGTGGGGGACGCCCCCGTGGACGGTCCCGTCGTGGGCACTGGCGGTTGGGACGAGCGAGAGGCTCGCGATGGTCAGCAAGAGCGTCGTCAGGCGGCGGTCGTTTGGTGGTAGGTGCATGGTCACAGTGAGAGGACGATCATGTAGACGAGGACGATGACGGCATAGAGCGACCCGAGGGTCGCGATGACCTTCAGGTGGTAGAGGAACAGCTCGTCGTCCTCCTCGTCTTTGGCCTGCGCGTACGTCTCGTACTCCTCGGCGGTCAGGTCGTCCCGGTGTCGCTCTCCGAGGTGGAGTGCGTGGAGGTGCTCGGACGGGAACGGGCGGTCACAGACCCGACACCGGGCGGCGACCGTCTCCTCCTCGAGGATGGTCGTCGCCGTCTCGGCCTGCATCTCGGTGTCGCCGGGGGGCGAGTCGGTCGATCGTGTGTGGTCGATGTCGTGGGTAGCCATGGTCAGAGGAACGGGGGTTTCACGTACGGTTGGGCGACCAGCCACATGCTGGTCATCGTGTAGAACACCATCACGAGCGCGAACGGGTACTGGCTCCGGATGGGCTGGAGTCGCCCCGTGAACGTCTCGAACGCGATGGCGTGGGCGACCCAGATTGCGACGAGGTGCCCCAGGACGACGAACGCCAGCTGGAGGCTGCCGAACCAGCCCGGGAGCACCGCGACCTGGACCGTCGCCGGCGGGTCGAACGGCGACAGCGCGACCGCCGACAGCGCGGGCGAGAGCGTCAGGAAGTAGCCCAGGAAGTGCGCGAGGTGGTAGCCGGCGGCGATGGGAACCAGCGACCAGACGAACCGGCGCTGGATGACGGCGGGGTCGACGAACGAGCCGGCGGTTCGCCGGGAGAGCCGGGACGCGAGGCGGTACACGGCCAGGAACAGCGCGAACCCGGCGACCGCGGTCGTCAGGTACACCGCGAGCGCCGGCACGCCGAGGCCGACGGCTGCCCGGACGAACTCGGCGTGCGGGCCGGTCGACACCAGCCCGTCGTAGGAGGTCACCCACAGCAGGGCGACCACGAACACCACCTCGGCGTCGGTCCCCTCGTCGTAGTTGCGGGCGAGTGCCGCGCCCGGAAGCGAGAGCGAGAGGCCGTTCTCGGTCCGGCGAATCGGGGCCATCCGGCCGTAGGTGTGGAACACTCGCGAGACCGGGTCGGCCTCCCTGAACCAGCTTGCACCGAACACGAGCGCGCCGCCCAGCGTCCCGAGCGTGTACGCAAGGATGACGCCGGCGAGGAACCGTGGTTCCGAGGCGATGGGCGTGACGACCTCCAGCCAGACGAGCGCAAGGAGGCCGATCGCTGCCGGCCAGCCGCCGAGGTGACTCGGCCACGAGCGCGAGCCGACTCTCGGCAACAGGGACGCGATGGCGCGCCACGGGTTGAGCACCGGCCAGGAGTCGCCGAGCAGGTACACCGAGATGGTGTAACCGGCCCACCACCCGGCCCAGACGCCCAGGACCGCGAGGTTCCGGAGCGGGTCGGTGATGTCGAACTGGTCGGCGAACAGCCCGGTCACGACGAACAGACCGAGGACGGCGACACTGCCGACCCGGGCCAGCGCGACGACGGCCCGGCGAACCGTCGCCGGCGACGGGACCGTGAGCCCGAGCCGGTTTATCTCCCGGATGAAGTCGTGGTCGGTCGCGAAGCTCGTGAAGAGGAACGACGCCCCGATGACGCCGCCGCCGGTCAGCACGACCAGCCAGAACGGGATGGGGACCGAGGTGAGCGTCCCGCCCAGCGTCCCGACGTGGGCCAGCGCGGGGTCGACGAACAGCACGAGTGCGACCCCCAGTGTCGCCGCCGAGGCCAGCCGCGAGAACTCACGCGCCGCCACGACTGGGCACCCCCGGCCGCCAGTACAGCAAGGCGACGGCCACCACGAACACCAGCGTCGAGAGGTCGACACCGAAAGCGTAGACGGTCGCCAGCGCGGCGGCCGACCCTGCCGTCCCCGACGCCAGCGACGAGAGCAGCGGGAACGCACAGCTCACGCAGGAGAACAGCCCGATGAGCCCGGTCGCACTCGCCGACAGCGATTCGAGGACGGTGGCGTAGACGAGGTACGCGAGCGAGAGGTAGCCGACGACCCGGAACGGGACCAGCGCGAACTGGAACACCGCGCCGGTGTACGACAGCGTCGGGCCCCACCCCGGCGAGGGCATCGCAACCGAGACCCCGCTGGCGGCGTGGTCGTGGCCCGCCGGTGCCAGCGAGACCATCCCCGCGAACCACGCGAGCAGCAGGAAGTAGCCCACGGCGACCGCGACACCGAGGAGCCGATATCTCCGTGCGGTCGGAATCGGGTCCGTGGCGACCACCGCGAGCACGCCGACGTTTATCCAGACGAACGGGTACAGCGCATAGCGTACCGAGACGAGCTCGCTGCTCGTGAACCGGAAGTAGGCCACGACCGCGAGCAGCTCCAGCGCACAGAGCAACCCGAGCCACAGCACTCGCTCACTCGGGAGTGCATCGAGGGTCGAACGCGCCGTGTTCGAGGACATCCTCACCCGACGATGAGTTTCACGGCGATGACCAGGACGAACAGGACCCCGAAGGCCCACGCGCTCACCATCGCGGCGGTTGCGCTCGTGAGCCCGCGGTTCTTGCTGGAGCGATAGGTGCCGAAGACGATCCAGCCGGCGAACAGCCCGCCGGTGGCGACGACGAGCAACCACTGGAGCGTCGCCCTGCCGGCCGCGTCAGCGCCGACGTATGCGACCGCACCCGCCCCGATTCCCCCGAGGATGAAGAAGAACCCGAGGGTCCAGACCAGCTGGTTGTTCAAGAGCTCGTGCCACCCCGGGCCCTCCTTCGCCCCGAACTTCGGCGTGTAGCTGGCCTTCTCGCGCACACTGACCAATACGAAGATGGCGGCGAGGAAGCCACCCATGACCAGCGCCGCCCCGGTGAAGTGTGACATGGTGTTAGGTGACAGTTGTCATCTGATGACTTTAAGTTTATCTCCCCGAGAGCGACAGACGCGGGCGATGTGGGGTGTACCAACGGGCCACCTACACGTAGAACCAGTCGAACGAGATGGTCGAGTCGTCCTCGACCGTGACGAACAGCGCCTTCTCGATGGTTCCAGACACTCGCTCGACCTCCCACTCGAACGTCGCTGTTCGACCCTCCGACACCGCCACGGAAACCGTGTACGTCCCCGGTTCCGTGAATGGAATACACGTCTCGGTGTTCGTCTCCCCCGGGCCGAGCGTGTACTCCCGTTCGAGTATCGGGTCCGCCCCTCCACTGGCCCCGAGGTCGACCCGGAGCGTGACGGTGTGCGTGTCGCTGTCGTCGTTCATGAGACCGATGTCGTACCCCGCCGAGCTGGTCCCTTCCGGGGTGTACGACGCACATCTATCGCCTGCCGGGTCGGGAGTATCTGTCCGTGTTCCCGTCGAGGACTTAGTACCGGTGTCGATAGCCGAGAGACACCCGGCACCGCCCGTGATGAGGAGTCCACTAAAGTAGCGGAGGGCACGACGACGAGAACAGGAGGGCTTCATCGGTACGAATTGACACACACACATAATAAGTATTCTGTCAATTGCTGCCGGGGGTTACATTCCCTGCGCGGTGTCGGGCGTGGATGGAACTGTGGCGCTCGGGTAGTGATTGGAGAAGCGCCGAGAGGGAGATCTGAACCTCGCCGAGACGGTCCTGCTCGCTTCGCTGCGCGGGCTGCGACTCGTCTGGTTCAAATCACCGCATGGGTTTTCCATCACAGACGACTCGCTCCGCTCGTCGTTTCTGTGATGGAAAAACGCCGAGAGGGAGATTTGAACTCCCGTGTCCGTGAGGACAGTAGATTTCGAATCTACCGCCTTGGCCGGGCTAGGCTATCTCGGCTCATCTCCACGTTGCCGACTGCCTTTATTATGAATTTCGATTTATCGCGTAGGGAGGTGACAACCGCCAAGAATTTATTCCAGCAGCACGGGGACGAGAACATGGACGTACACCAAGCGAGCGAGGACTGTAACCGTGTCCTCGACGCCATCGGGAACGCGGTCATCGCCGACCGAGAGTTCCTCGAAACCGTACTGCTCGGTGTCGTCGGTCGTGGCCACGTGCTCCTCGAGGACGTGCCCGGGACCGGCAAGACGCTGACGGCACGGTCGATGGCCTCCGCCCTCGGATTGGATTTCTCCCGCATCCAGTTCACCCCCGACCTCCTCCCCGCCGACGTCACCGGGACGCACGTGTTCAACGAAGAGACCCGCGAGTTCGAGTTCCAGGCGGGTCCCATCTTCGCGAACATCGTCCTCGCCGACGAGATCAACCGCGCCCCGCCGAAGACCCAGGCCGCGCTGCTGGAAGCCATGGAGGAAGGGCAGGTGACCGTCGACGGCGAGACGCGGATGCTCCCCCAGCCGTTCTTCGTCATCGCGACGCAGAACCCGGTCGAGCAGGAGGGGACCTTCCCGCTCCCCGAGGCGCAGGTCGACCGCTTCATCGTGAAGTCCTCCATCGGCTACCCCGACGAGGCCGGCGAGGTCGAACTCCTCCAGCGCCGGGCCGGCCGCGTCGAGCAGTCCCCGAGCGTCGAGCGCGTCCTCACCGACGAGGAGGTCGCCGACCTCCGGCAGGTCCCCGAGAACGTCCGGGTCGACGACGACCTGCTGACGTACATGGCGAAGCTCTGCCGCGAGACCCGGCAGGACGGCCGCGTCGAGATCGGTGTCTCCCCGCGCGGGACCCAGCGCCTGTTCGAGTCCTCGCGGGCCTACGCCACGATGGTGGGCCGCGAGTACGTCACACCCGACGACATCAAGCGCGTCGCCCAGCCCGTGCTCGCACACCGGCTCGTGCTGACGCCGGACGCGATGGTCAACAACGTGAGCAAGCGCGAGGTCGTCGCGAAGGTGCTGGATTCGGTGCCGGTGCCGACCGTGGACTGACGCTTCGGTCTCGGACCCGGTCCACCATGGGAGGGGGGTGTTATTACTTACATGTCTCCCTGGGATGGGACATGGCTTCACGACAGACCGAGCAGACGTACGAGCATTATATCGATGGGGAGTGGACGGACGGAGCCGGAGACCAGACGTTCGAGAGCGAGAACCCGGCGACGGGCGAGGCGCTCGGCACGTTCGCCCGCGGCACCGAGACCGACCTCGATGCGGCATGCGCCGCGGCTGAAGCGGCGACGGAGGAGTGGCGCGAACTGTCGCACATCGACCGCGCGGAGTACCTCTGGGAGATCTACCACGAGCTCCGCGAGCGAACCGAGGAGCTGGCCGAGGTCGTCACCAAGGAGTGCGGGAAAGAGATCTCCGAGGGTCGCGCCGACGTCATCGAGGCCTACCACATGGTCGAGTGGGCGGCTGGCGACGCCCGCCACCCGAAGGGCGACGTGATTCCTTCCGAGATTCCGAGCAAGGACGCCTACATGCGCCGCAAGCCCCGGGGCGTCGTCGGCTGCATCACGCCATGGAACTTCCCGGTCGCCATCCCGTTCTGGCACATGGCGGTCGCGCTCGTCGAGGGTAACACCGTCGTCTGGAAGCCCGCCGAGCAGACACCCTGGTGTGGGCAGATCATCGCGGAGATGTTCGAGGACGCCGGCATCCCCGACGGCGTGTTCAACATGGTGCAGGGCTTCGGCGACGTCGGCGCAGCTATCGTCGACGACGAACGCGTCGATACCGTCCTGTTCACCGGCTCCGCCGAGGTTGGGCACGAGGTCGCCCAGAAGACCGCCTCGCAGCCGGGCAAGCTCGCCGCCTGTGAGATGGGCGGGAAGAACAACATCGTCATCACCGAGGAAGCGGACCTCGACGTCGCCGTCCACTCGGCCCTGATGAGTTCGTTCAAGACGACGGGCCAGCGCTGTGTCTCCTCCGAGCGCATCGTCGTCCACGAGGACGTCTACGACGAGTTCAAAGAGCGGTTCGTCGAACTCGCGGAACAAGTATCCGTGGGCGACCCGCTCGACGATGACACGTTCATGGGGCCGCTCATCGAGGCGGACCACAAGGAGAAGGTGACGAAGTACAACCAGCTGGCCGAGGACGAGGGCGTGAACGTGCTCGTCGACCGCACCGAGCTGGCCGACGAGGAGATACCCGACGGCCACGAAGCGGGTCACTGGGTCGGGCCGTTCGTCTACGAGGCCGACGCCTGGGAGGACCTCCGGTGCACGCACGAGGAGGTGTTCGGTCCCCACGTCGCACTGCTGAAGTACTCCGGCGATGTCGAGGAGGCAGTCGCAATCCAGAACGACACCGACTACGGTCTCGCCGGTGCCATCATCTCCGAAGACTACCGCCAGATCAACTACTTCCGCGACAACGCCGAGGTCGGCCTCGCCTACGGCAACCTTCCCTGCATCGGCGCCGAGGTTCACCTCCCGTTCGGCGGCGTAAAGAAGTCCGGCAACGGCTACCCGTC from Haloarchaeobius sp. HME9146 harbors:
- a CDS encoding GNAT family N-acetyltransferase, producing MQVREAPESDVEAIRRVHAASIRELGRRTYSDEQVEAWAAGCETADYADIVEDDCYFVVAETEDGDSADVVAFGSLWFTPPDDYERPLDAEVTAVYVHPSAARTGVGSAVLADLEDRARNRGATTLGLTASTNAVPFYQARGYETVRERSHEFSGHESTGVEGTVVEMYKEL
- a CDS encoding MoxR family ATPase, whose protein sequence is MDVHQASEDCNRVLDAIGNAVIADREFLETVLLGVVGRGHVLLEDVPGTGKTLTARSMASALGLDFSRIQFTPDLLPADVTGTHVFNEETREFEFQAGPIFANIVLADEINRAPPKTQAALLEAMEEGQVTVDGETRMLPQPFFVIATQNPVEQEGTFPLPEAQVDRFIVKSSIGYPDEAGEVELLQRRAGRVEQSPSVERVLTDEEVADLRQVPENVRVDDDLLTYMAKLCRETRQDGRVEIGVSPRGTQRLFESSRAYATMVGREYVTPDDIKRVAQPVLAHRLVLTPDAMVNNVSKREVVAKVLDSVPVPTVD
- a CDS encoding aldehyde dehydrogenase family protein — translated: MASRQTEQTYEHYIDGEWTDGAGDQTFESENPATGEALGTFARGTETDLDAACAAAEAATEEWRELSHIDRAEYLWEIYHELRERTEELAEVVTKECGKEISEGRADVIEAYHMVEWAAGDARHPKGDVIPSEIPSKDAYMRRKPRGVVGCITPWNFPVAIPFWHMAVALVEGNTVVWKPAEQTPWCGQIIAEMFEDAGIPDGVFNMVQGFGDVGAAIVDDERVDTVLFTGSAEVGHEVAQKTASQPGKLAACEMGGKNNIVITEEADLDVAVHSALMSSFKTTGQRCVSSERIVVHEDVYDEFKERFVELAEQVSVGDPLDDDTFMGPLIEADHKEKVTKYNQLAEDEGVNVLVDRTELADEEIPDGHEAGHWVGPFVYEADAWEDLRCTHEEVFGPHVALLKYSGDVEEAVAIQNDTDYGLAGAIISEDYRQINYFRDNAEVGLAYGNLPCIGAEVHLPFGGVKKSGNGYPSAREVIEAVTERTAWTLNNSKDIEMAQGLSADIKTDSD